The genomic segment AGCAGCTCGGACTCCTCGGCCGGAGTGGGGGCGAGCGCCAGCTCGGGAAGCCGTTCGGTGAGCGAGGCGCGCGCGGTCAGCAGCCGTCCGGCCGCTGCCGGAGTGGTTGCCTCCGTCTCGGCCGCGGTGTCCGGCAGGTCCAGCCCGACGCCGTCGTAGAGCAGCAGGGTGCGGCGGTACGGGGCGGGCAGCGCGAGGAGCGCGTCCAGCAGCGTCCGCCTCGCCGGTTCGGCGGGCGGTGCGTCGGGGCGCCGGTGGGCGCGGCGCACCCGGTGCCAGGGCGACATGGCGTACTCGTGTGCGACCGCCCGTACCCAGCCCGCCGGGTCACGGTCCACCGCCACCTCGGGCCAGCGCTGCCAGGCGAGCTGGAAGGCGCGTTCGACAGCTGCACCGGCGAGCTTCCGACGCCCTGTCAGCAGATAGGTCTGGCGGACCAGCGCGGGGGCCGTGTGCGCGTACAGCGCGTCGAACGCCTCGGCGGGGGAGGGGCCGTCCGGGTCGTCGGCGTCCGTGGCCGCCCCCGTATCCCCCTCCGTGTCGGTGCCGGGCACGGTCCCTGACGCATCGTCCGGACCGTGCTCGGGAGCCGGTCTGCCGAGGCCGATCCCCAGGCCGAGTCCCAGCCCGATCCTCGTACCGTTGACGACCCCGTCGCCCACGCTGATGCGGACGGCGAGATCACGGCCGGCGCCGCCGCCGTCGGAATCCGTCCGCGTACCCCCGTCGGGGCCGCTCCCGGTGTCCGGTTCCGTGACCGTCGCGGTGCCGATCAGCCTGGCGTACGCCCTGCGTTTGCGTCCCCGGGGGCTCGTGGCGCCGTTCTCCCAGGCCCGGACGGTGGCCGCGGTGACACCGAGTACCGACGCCACCTGTTCCTCGCTCAGCGATTTCGCCTCACGCAAGGTGCGCCGCTCCTCGGCGCAAGGGAGCGGGGTGTCAGTGGTTCTGTCGGTCGTGCTCGGTGTCATCGGAGCCCTCCGGCAACCTTGCGCCGAGTAAAAAAGTACATAAACATATATTGAGTGACACGGCGGTGGTTCGCCTGTTGCGCGAATTAAGTGCGTGTCGTTGGCAGCATGTCGGTGTGACACAAGTGACCGATCGCAGCCAGACGTTGTCGGCGGAGAGAGGCCGCTCCACCGCGCTGGCCTCCGCTTTTGTGCGCGGAATGGTCGCGGCGGGGCTCGGGTTCGGCTCGCTCGCCGTCCTCGTCGTGGTGCTCTGGATCAGCTCCCCGTACCCCGATTCCGGCCCTGAGGCCGCCCTGCGCATCGCGGCCGGACTCTGGCTGCTCGCACATGGCGCCGAACTCGTCAGACCCGACACGCTCGGCGGAGCTTCCGCCCCGGTAGGGCTCGCGCCACTGCTGCTCACCCTGCTGCCCGTCTGGCTCGCGCACCGCGCGGCACGGGACGCCCTGGTGCCGGACGAGGGGCGCGCGCCGCCCTCGGCGGGCGGCGCCCTCTGGGCGGTGACGATCGGTTACCTGCTCGTCGCGGGCGCCGTCACGGTGTACGCGATGGGCGGGGCGATGCCCGTCGACCCGGTGTCCCTGGTGTTCCCGCCGCTGCTGGTGGCGGGGGCGACGGCGGCCGGGGTCTGGACGGCGTCGGGCCGGCCGCTGGGGCCGCTGCCGTCCCGGGCGCCCCGCGCGCTGCGGGCAGCGGTACGGCGTCCGTCGTTCCGCATCCGTACGGACGTGGTCCTGCGGTCAGCCGTCGCGGGGGTCATGACACTGCTCGGCGGCGGGGCGCTGTTGGTCGCGGTTGAGTTGGTGTCGCACGGGGGGCCGGCTCAGGAATCGTTCCTGCGGCTCTCCGGCGAGTGGTCGGGACGGTTCGCCGTCATGCTGCTGGGCCTGGTGCTCGTGCCGAACGCGGCGATGTGGGGCGCGGCGTACGGACTCGGCTCCGGTTTCGCCCTGGGGACGGAGTCCACGGTGAGCCCGTTCGT from the Streptomyces sp. AM 4-1-1 genome contains:
- a CDS encoding transcriptional regulator; translation: MTPSTTDRTTDTPLPCAEERRTLREAKSLSEEQVASVLGVTAATVRAWENGATSPRGRKRRAYARLIGTATVTEPDTGSGPDGGTRTDSDGGGAGRDLAVRISVGDGVVNGTRIGLGLGLGIGLGRPAPEHGPDDASGTVPGTDTEGDTGAATDADDPDGPSPAEAFDALYAHTAPALVRQTYLLTGRRKLAGAAVERAFQLAWQRWPEVAVDRDPAGWVRAVAHEYAMSPWHRVRRAHRRPDAPPAEPARRTLLDALLALPAPYRRTLLLYDGVGLDLPDTAAETEATTPAAAGRLLTARASLTERLPELALAPTPAEESELLRERLSVLARTEPAPALAHAPAVRTDSERRARIWTRTVVAVAALLIGATGYALVTAPRQYEPPQAPGQRVGDVPPRGGPQKLTPQDLALQKHLRSRPAHGPGRLVPDTR